In Rhodococcus sp. 4CII, the DNA window CGGCATTCGAGGAGACGGTCGAAGAAGTCCGGCCAATGCTGGAATCCGGCTGAGCCCATGATCCGCAGCCCCTGGCCGCTTTCGTCGACGGTCAGGATCTGCACTCCTGCAAGCGCGTCGGTCTGTAGGACCTCGCGTGCGAGTGCGTCGAGGGTCGCCGAGAGCGACCCCTGCGACGCCAGTTTCGCGGCGCTGCGGGCGACGGCGACGATCCGCCGTTGTCGCCGGCGTTCCTCGGTGACGTCCCGAAAGGTCACGACGGCGAGGCGGGGGTCCCCGGGTGCCTGCTGCACCCGGTACGCGAACTCCCGTTGCGGCCCCTCGTCGAGCGCCCACGGGGTGACTTGCTCACTCGGACCGTCGTCGAACAGGCCCACCGGCTCGGGGGCGACCTCGGGGGTGAACAAGAACGGCGACAAGGTGCCGATCAGAGCCGTCTCGGTCCTTCCGAACAGTCGAGCCCCGGCACGATTGATGCGGACGAATCGTCCTGCCGAATCGACGACCGCGAGACCGTCCGGCGCCGCTTCGGGTAGTCCAGCCCAGGCGAAGGGGAGCAGTGTCATCGATCCGTCGCTTTCACGCGCGCCGACCATGGTGGACCTCCTCAGCGTCGGCTGTGACGGCGGGCATCAGACAGCGGTAGGAACGACGTTGCATCCCAAGAATGCATGGCCGGCCAATGGAATGCACCCCCTGATCGAGACATTCTCGGCGTTGGAGGCCGATATACGTCAAAGGACGTAGATGGACCTGGTCGGATCGGCCGCTACCTGCAGGTTTTCTGTCGCGCCCTCCGCCGAACAAGCCCTCATTGGCGCTGGGTTGGCCCTGATCTGGCGCCCACCGGAAGCGAATGCACCCGGGACGGCGGATACACCGTGCTCCCGCCCTCCCCGGTTTGATTGCTCATCGCAGGCAGTCGCCGATTGGGGGGATGTCGGCTGGGCTACGACGACGTGGCACCCCATACCGCCTCGAGCATCGCGATCGTGTCGAGTGTCTGCGGCACATCATGCACCCGGATTACATCGACCCCCGCCGACCATGCCGGTGCGATGAGTGCCAGTGAACCCGGCAGGCGCTCACCTACCTCGCGACCGGTCACCTTTCCGATGAACGACTTCCGGCTGACGCCCAGCAGTACCGGCACACCGAGGGCGCAGATCGCCGGCAACCGGCGCAGAAGTTCCACGTTGTCTTCGAGTGACTTTCCGAAGCCGATGCCGGGGTCGATCCACATTTCTCCAACTCCCTCGGCGCGGGCCGCCGCGGCGATGCCGGTCAGGTGCGTGGAGACCTCTGTGACGACGTCGTCGTAGACCGGATGTCCATCGACCGACACCGGGACGGTGTGCGAGTGCATCCCGACGTATCCGCACCTCAGTCGGCCGGCGACGTTGTGCAGGGTCCCGGAGACGTCGTTGACGATCGACGCGCCCAGCCGGACCGCCTCCTCCGCCACCGCGTCGTGTCGGGTATCGACGGAGACCCGGCCCTTCCTCGCGAGAGCCGATATGATCGGCGCGATGCGTTCGAGTTCGGCGGCCGGCGAGACCGGGACCGCGCCGGGGCGTGTTGATTCACCGCCGATATCCACCGCCCAGGCGCCCGCCTCGAAAATCGCCTCGCCCGCGGCGATCGCCTCCTCGGTTGCGGCATAGCGGCTGCCGGACCAGAAGGAATCCGGGGTGAGGTTGAGGATGCCCATCACCTTCAGGGGCTCGGTGCCGGGCCGGGTCGTGCTCGGCGCGTTGCGGAGGTTGGAATGGTACCGGGGTGGCGAAAAGTCGATTGTCATTTAGGGCTCCCGCCGTTGCCCGGCGTGCAACTCAACAGGCGCTGAGTCAAGACGCACGACAACGGATTTCGATGTTGGAGTGTTGGAAGTGTCGGCGACCGAGTCCAGTGGGATGAGTGGATTCGTCTCTGGGTAGTAGGCTGCTGCACAGCCCGTTGCGGTCGGGTAGGCGACGATGCGGAAGCCGGGCACCCGGCGCTCGTCGATGCGACCGTCCGTCTCCCATTCGCTCACCAGATCGACGGTCTGGCCATCATGCAAGCCGAGCTGTTCTATGTCCGCAGGGCTGACCATGATTACCCGCCTGGCGTTTTCGATACCCCGGTATCGGTCGGAGAGGCCGTAGATTGTGGTGTTGTATTGATCATGGCTTCGCAGCGTCTGCAGCAACAGCCGCCCTTCGGGAATCGTCGGATATACCAGTTCGTTGAGCGTCAGGTTCGCCTTTCCCGTGGTCGTGGTGAACTCGCGCGAATCGCGCGGCGGGTGAGGAAGCACGAAGCCATTTCGGCCGCGAACGCGGTCGTTGTAGTTCTCACAGCCGGGGACGACCCGCGAGATCGCATCGCGGATGGTGTCGTAGTCGGCTTCGAATTTCTCCCAGGGCACTGAATGCTCATCCCCGAACGTGGCCCGTGCCAGGCGCAGACGATTGCCGGCTCCGAAAGGAGTTTCGTGCTCGCCGGGCTCAGTCGGCCTTGTGAGCGGTGCACCACCGACATCGAGTCCTCGACGGTGACGAATTGGGCTCCGCTGGTTTGGATGTCGGTCTCGGTGCGTCCCAGTGTGGGCAGGATCAGCGCGGTCTGCCCGGTCACCACGTGTGAGCGGTTGAGTTTGGTGGACACCTGGGCGGTCAGCCGGCAACTACGTAAGGCGGCCTCGGTGATCTCGCTATCGGGAGTCGCCCGGGCAAAGTTGCCGCCCATTCCGACGAAGACACGGATCTCGCCGCGCGTCATTGCTCGAATGCCGTCGACGGTGTCGTATCCGTGCCGGCGCGGGGACTCGATTCCGAACTCATCGTCCAGAGCGGTCAGAAATGGTTCGGGCATCTTTTCCCAGATGCCCATGGTGCGGTCACCTTGGACGTTCGAGTGTCCGCGCACCGGACATACACCTGCTCCCGGCTTGCCGATCATCCCGCGGACCAGCAGCAAGTTCACAGCCTCACGGATCGTGGGAACCGAATGCTTGTGCTGGGTCAGCCCCATTGCCCAGCACAACACGATGCGATCCGCCCGCGCGAACCGGTCGGCGACGTCGTCGAGCTGGTCGACGGAAAGTCCGGTCGCCCGTTGAAGTTCATCGTCGACGTTCTGGGCTTGCGCCCGGTAGGCGTCGAAGCCGTGGGTGTGGCGGGACAGAAAGTCACGATCGATCACGGTGCCCGGCGCCAGTTCCTCACGCGCGAACAGTCTGGCGGCGATGGCCTTGAAGAACGCGAGGTCGCCACCGAGGCGGATCTGGCAGAACACGTCGGTCAGTGACGTTCCCTTGGCCAGTACGCCGCGCACGCTCTGGGGGTCTTTGAAGCGCATCAGCCCGGCTTCGGGCAGTGGGTTGACGGACACGATGGAGGCACCGTTGTGTTTGGCCTCTTCAAGTGCCGACAGCATCCGGGGGTGATTCGTGCCGGGGTTCTGGCCGACCACCAGGATCAGGTCTGCATGGTGCAGGTCGTCCAAGCTGACCGATCCCTTGCCGATGCCGATCGTTTCCGTCAACGCCGCACCGGAGGACTCGTGGCACATGTTCGAGCAGTCCGGGAGGTTGTTGGTGCCCAGGCGGCGTGCGAACCCCCGCCGCGCTCGTTGTGTCCCTCGTGGCACATGTTCGAGCAGTCCGGGAGGTTGTTGGTGCCCAGGCGGCGTGCGAACAGCTGATAGAGGAACGCGGCCTCGTTGCTGGTGCGGCCGGACGTATAGAACAGGGCCTGGTCGGGAGAGGGCATGTCGTTGAGCTCGCCCGACAGCAGACTGAATGCCGCGTCCCACGAGATCGGCTCATAGTGTGTTGCGCCAGGCCGGAGCACCATGGGATCGGTCAACCGTCCTTGCTGGCCGAGCCAGTAGTCGGTCTTGTCGGCCAGATCTGCTACCGAATGCGTAGTGAAGAAGTCCGGGGTGACCCTACGGGTGGTTGCCTCCTCGGCGACCGCCTTGGCACCGTTCTCACAGAACTCGGCGGGCTTCCGCCTGCCCTGGCTTTCCGGCCACGCACATCCGGGACAGTCGAAGCCGTGCCGCTGATTCAGCAGTGGCAGTGTGACAACCGTCCGGGCTACGCCCATCTGCGTGAACGCCCGCTTGAGGGAAACCCCAACTGCTCTCATTCCTGCCGCGTGGTCGTGGACGTGCCCCACCCGCAGCTCGGACTCATCGATGTCGCTATTCGACGCTTCGCCGCTCATCCTGCGGTTGTCCCTGATTCGCGGATCTGCGACGTCGGAGAATCCGCGACAACGGCACATGAGGTCT includes these proteins:
- the folP gene encoding dihydropteroate synthase; this translates as MTIDFSPPRYHSNLRNAPSTTRPGTEPLKVMGILNLTPDSFWSGSRYAATEEAIAAGEAIFEAGAWAVDIGGESTRPGAVPVSPAAELERIAPIISALARKGRVSVDTRHDAVAEEAVRLGASIVNDVSGTLHNVAGRLRCGYVGMHSHTVPVSVDGHPVYDDVVTEVSTHLTGIAAAARAEGVGEMWIDPGIGFGKSLEDNVELLRRLPAICALGVPVLLGVSRKSFIGKVTGREVGERLPGSLALIAPAWSAGVDVIRVHDVPQTLDTIAMLEAVWGATSS